The genomic interval AAAATCACCTGTTTTGGTTTTACCATTTCCTTCTTTATCAATCCTGGAACCCCTGTTGTTGCAATAACTATCTTTGATTTTTCCATAACTGTTTTTAAGTCTGCAGGTTTTCCCCCTAATTTTTTAAACATCTTTAAAGCATTTTCATTTATATCTGCACCGTAAATTTCCTGAACCCCGAAAGCTTTAAGGAGTTTTGAAATTCCCATTCCTGCAGCACCCAGGCCTATAATCCCTATTGATACCCTTTTAAGATTTATGTATGTGTACTGAGCAATGTTTAATAGTGCTGAAAGCACCACAACCGCAGTGCCGTGCTGATCATCGTGAACAACAGGTATGTCTAATTCTCTGTCAAGGGTGTCTTCAATTTCAAAGCATTCAGGGGCTTTTATATCTTCAAGTTTTATTGCACCAAAGGTTGGGGCTATGGCCTTTAAAGTCTGGATAATAACCTTTGGGTCTTTGCTGTTAATGAGAATTGGAATTCCGTTTATTCCTGCTAACTCTCTGAACAACACAGCCTTTCCCTCCATAACGGGCATTCCTGCAACAGCCCCAATGTCTCCTAACCCTAAAATTGCCGTTCCGTTTGTTGCTATTGCAACATTGTTGTTTATGCTTGTAAATTTATATGCGTAATCTGGATTTTCTTGAATTAGTTTACATACTTGCGCAACACCTGGAGTGTAAACTATTGATAAATCGTCCATTGATTCAATCTCAACATTTGAGCAAACTTTAATTTTGCCGTTAATGTGGTATTCCTTTACAACATCTTTAACTTCAATTAAGTCAACCCCTTCCATTTTCCTGATTGTGTCGGCAATTGTGTCAAATGTTTCCTCATCTTTAACATAAACATCCATTTCCCTGATTTTAAAATTTTTGCCTATGTGCACTGTTTTAATTTCACCAAACAGCGCACCAAATTCTCCAACCATTGTTGCAAATTTTCCTAAAAACCCTGGGTCTTCAAGGATTTTGACTTTAATTCTTTTTATTATTTTATTTCTCATATCCCCCTCCATAAAAAAAATACACCGCCATTGTACACCAAAGAAAAAATAAATAAAGTTTTGTAAAGATTTATTTAAATAATAAGCATTGTTAAGTCAACAATTCCGGCAGAGTGGGTAATGTAGCCTGATGAGATATAATCAATATCAAAGTATTTTAATTCTTTTATCCTTTCAATAGTTATTCCCCCAGACACCTCTATGAAAAAATTGTAATCATTTTTATAGGTGCATGCTTTTTCAATGTCTTTATTATTCATATTATCAAGGAGAACTCCGTCTGCCCCTACCTTTAAAGCCTCTTCAAGTTGGGTTAAATCTTCCACCTCAACCTCAATCTTTATTAAGTGATGGTTGTTTTTCCTGCACATTTGAACAGCCTTTTCTATGCTTCCGGCAGCCTTTATGTGGTTTTCCTTTATTAAAATACCGTCAAATAGCCCGTACCTGTGGTTAAAACCTCCACCTGTTTTTACTGCGTATTTTTCAAGGTATCTCATTCCCGGGGTTGTTTTTCTTGTGTCAAGAAGTTTAATGTTTGTTCCCTTTAATTCTTCAACAAATTTATTTGTTGTGGTTGCAATCCCTGATAGCCTTTGAACGAAGTTTAAAAGAGTTCTTTCAAGTTTTAGAAGTTCTATTGTGTTGCCCTGTAGTGAATATATAATATCTCCATTTTTTGCACTCTCTCCGTCTTTTTTAAAAACGGTAAAGTCAATATTTTTGAAAAAATTCTTAATCTCTCTTAAAACAATCTCTCCACAAACAATGCAATCCTGTTTTGCCTTTATAACCGCATTTGAAGTATGATTTTTTTCAAAAATACTCTCTGAAGTAATGTCTCCGTGCCCTATGTCTTCTTTTAGAGCTAAAGCAATAATCTCTTTTATCCCTTCCATAACACTCTCCTTAAACGCCTTTATTATAAACTTTTTTGTTGAATATTAACAGTTTTGGGGTTATTATTTTTTTATAATCAACAACTTATGGAGAGGGTGTTATGAGGAAAATACTGGTGTTAATCCTGTTTGTTTTTTTGTTTTTTCCTTTGGGCTTAAAAGGGGATATTGCAGGAAATAAGGTTGAGGGTAATAAGATTGACAAAAAATTATTAAACACTCCTTCAAAAGTAATTTTATTTGATAAAAAAATTGATATAGTAAAGCCTCTTTTGACACCAAAAAAAATCAGACAAAACTCAGGAAGAGTTGATTTCAAAAGGAGTTGAATACCACGATAAAGGGATGTACAGAGAGGCTCTGGACATGTACAAAAAGGTGTTGAAACTTAACCCTGACAATGTAACAGCGTTGTCGGAGACGGCTTTTACCTATTTTGCAATGGGGGATTATGAAAAAAGCCTTGAATACGCTTTAAAAGCGGCAAGGTATAAAACAAATGTGCTCGGGCATATTTACACAGAGATAGGAAATGCCTTTGACGCTTTGAACAAACCCTATTATGCTCTTGCATATTACAGGGAAGCAATAAAGAAACAGCCTGATTACTTTTTAGGCTATTACAATGCGGGCATTACTTTGGAAAGGTTAGGTTATAGGGATAAAGCAAAAGAGTGTTATAAAAAGGCTTTAACTTTAAACCCAAATCATTCCTCAAGCACTTTAATGCTTGGAAATTATTACTATCAAAACGGTTGCAGTATCTCCGCCCTTCTCTTGTTTTACAGGTTTTTAATCCTTGAGCCTGACACTCAAAGAAGCGAGGCTGTTTTTGAAGCAATTAATGATATTTTAGGTGGAATGGTGGAAGAAAAAAAGAAGGATGTTCTTTCAGTTAAACTTAAAGAGACAGGGGGAGATTGCGGAGGAGATTTTTCCTCGGTTTTTATGAGTTTTGGGATTATAAGAATGTTCAGTTTTGCAGACAGAAAAACAAAAAAAGGCAAAAGTGAAAGCGAGATTGAAAGAATAAGTTTTGAGATGGAAAGCCTTTTTTCTATTCTTGAAAACAATAAAAAAAAGAAAGAAGGTTTTGTTTGGGAGTTTTATGCACCCTACTATGCTGAATTAAAAAAGAGAGGGTATGTTATGCCTCTGGTAATGCAGGTTTTTTATAGAAAGTATCAGGCGGCGGCTAAAAAGTGGTTTAAGGACGAGAAAAACGCCAAACTTTACGATGAATTTATTAAGTGGAGTGTTGAAGGGTATAAATTCCTGAAGTTGAAAAT from Thermotomaculum hydrothermale carries:
- a CDS encoding NAD-dependent malic enzyme; amino-acid sequence: MRNKIIKRIKVKILEDPGFLGKFATMVGEFGALFGEIKTVHIGKNFKIREMDVYVKDEETFDTIADTIRKMEGVDLIEVKDVVKEYHINGKIKVCSNVEIESMDDLSIVYTPGVAQVCKLIQENPDYAYKFTSINNNVAIATNGTAILGLGDIGAVAGMPVMEGKAVLFRELAGINGIPILINSKDPKVIIQTLKAIAPTFGAIKLEDIKAPECFEIEDTLDRELDIPVVHDDQHGTAVVVLSALLNIAQYTYINLKRVSIGIIGLGAAGMGISKLLKAFGVQEIYGADINENALKMFKKLGGKPADLKTVMEKSKIVIATTGVPGLIKKEMVKPKQVILALSNPDPEITPEDALNAGALYAADGKAINNALGFPGLFRGALNARAKTINNAMKIAAARTIAKFTMDGDLVPNILNKKVHQAVAKAVEEVALKTGVVKYLSIVEEEIEEEL
- the nadC gene encoding carboxylating nicotinate-nucleotide diphosphorylase; amino-acid sequence: MEGIKEIIALALKEDIGHGDITSESIFEKNHTSNAVIKAKQDCIVCGEIVLREIKNFFKNIDFTVFKKDGESAKNGDIIYSLQGNTIELLKLERTLLNFVQRLSGIATTTNKFVEELKGTNIKLLDTRKTTPGMRYLEKYAVKTGGGFNHRYGLFDGILIKENHIKAAGSIEKAVQMCRKNNHHLIKIEVEVEDLTQLEEALKVGADGVLLDNMNNKDIEKACTYKNDYNFFIEVSGGITIERIKELKYFDIDYISSGYITHSAGIVDLTMLII
- a CDS encoding tetratricopeptide repeat protein; the protein is MISKGVEYHDKGMYREALDMYKKVLKLNPDNVTALSETAFTYFAMGDYEKSLEYALKAARYKTNVLGHIYTEIGNAFDALNKPYYALAYYREAIKKQPDYFLGYYNAGITLERLGYRDKAKECYKKALTLNPNHSSSTLMLGNYYYQNGCSISALLLFYRFLILEPDTQRSEAVFEAINDILGGMVEEKKKDVLSVKLKETGGDCGGDFSSVFMSFGIIRMFSFADRKTKKGKSESEIERISFEMESLFSILENNKKKKEGFVWEFYAPYYAELKKRGYVMPLVMQVFYRKYQAAAKKWFKDEKNAKLYDEFIKWSVEGYKFLKLKIKWEF